CCGCGCCGTCGATCCCGACGTCGGTATCATGATCGCCTCGGGCATTACGACCGCGGAGGATTGCTATCGTGTCGTCGCTTTGGGCGCGGATGGGACAGGCTCGACCTCCGGCGTCGTCAAGGCAGACAATCCGGCGCAGCGTGTCCGGGAGATGTGCGAAGCAGTAAAAAAAGCGCATCAGACGAAAGAGCAGTAAAATACGGTTTTTTCGACAGCCGGACGGGAGACAGGCAGAGGTTTCCAAGAGAAGCGACAGGAGGGCATATCCATGAGCGTATATAAAGAAATCATAGAGGTCCGATCCAAGGGCGCGAGTCCTACGTTTATCAACGTCACGGAAGAGGTCAGGGGAGCGATTGAAAAAAGCGGTATCAGGGATGGTATAGCGACGGTCATCAGTCCGCATACGACGTGCGGCGTATTCTTTGAAGAGTTTGTCCACGATGTGGATGCGGACGGCGTGGAGACACTTCAGCATGATCTCAACGATGTACTTAAAAAGATTATCCCGGATCAGATGGCATTGGATGACTATCACTACCCGGCGGAGGAGCACTATAGGGCGGTGGAGCGGTGGCCGAATGCCGCTGAGTACCTGCCTGATGGGGATCGGTCTGCACTCTTCAATGGAGATGCACACCTAAAGGCGACCCTTATTGGGAGCTCGCAGACCTTTCTTGTTGATGGGGGGAAGCTGGGGGTTGGAACGACAGGATATATTTACTTTGTCGATTTTGACCGTACCCGTGCACGCACAAGAAAGTGCCAAATTGTTGTTTTGGGTGCGTAATAGGCGAATTGAAAAATGAGAGGGACATGTGGCAAATTCTGCCGCATGCCCCTTTTTAGTTTGCTGAAACTAATCGCCTGGATGGCTACAAGGATTGCCATCCAAACAGTTTCCTGATAGAGACATTTGTCATCTCACTGACAGCCTTCCGAGAATGAGGGTGGGGATTCTCTGTCAAGCATACTTACAGGAGCCCCTTCTTTATTTATGTAGAAAAGTAACAGCTTATATTTTTACATATGTTCCAATTGGAAATATTGACAATGTAAAGTGCGGATGATATACTTTGGCTTGTCAAGACAAAGTGCACTTCGTACGACGTACATCTTTTTGTGAGAGAAAGGTGAATCTGAGCTAAGATAAGAAAGCAAAGGAGGCAAAGGATCATGGATTATAACTCAATCAAGGTTGTTGCCGGCAGCGGCGGCTGGGGTGGCCCCCTTGTCTTGAGACCAACAGAGGAGCGCCACAAGATTGTCTCTGTGACGGGCGGGGGAATTCACCCGTTAGCTGATAAGATTGCTGAGATGACAGGTGGAGAAGTCGTCGACGGATTTACGACAGGGGTGCCAGATGAGGAAATATTGGTAGCGATCGTGGATTGTGGGGGTACGGCAAGATGTGGCGTATATCCAAAGAAAAATGTTCTAACGATTAACCTTATGCCGGTCGGCAAAGTCGGTCCTCTTGCGAAGTTCATCGTGGAAGAATTATATGTTTCGGCGGTTACAGAAAAGGAACTCTCCTTCCTTGATCCAAGTGAGGCATCTCGGTTCGAAGAGGTGAAGAAGAGCGCTCCAAAAACAAAGGTGGAAGCAAAAGCCGAGATTGCAGAAATGCGTAATCGCAAGAAGAGCAATATGATAACGCGTCTTGGTATGGGTATTGGCGGTGTCGTTAATAAATTCTATGCGGCAGGTCGAGAAACGATCGAGATGACCATTAAGTCTATCCTTCCGTTCATGGCGTTTGTTTCGATGATTCTCGGCATCATTAGCGCATCGGGTTTGGGTAATGTAATTGCAACGACGATCAGTCCTCTTGCATCCACATTGCCTGGGATGCTCATCATATCGCTTATATGTGCCATTCCGTTCATTTCGCCGATCCTTGGGCCGGGCGCGGTAATTGCACAGGTTGTCGGCACACTTCTTGGTGCGCAAATAGGGTTAGGGAACATTCCGCCGCAGTATGCGTTGCCTGCACTGTTTGCAATCAATGCACAGGTTGGAGCAGATTTTGTGCCCGTTGGGTTGTCCCTTGGAGAGGCTGATCCGGACACCATTGAGCTCGGCGTGCCGGCGGTACTCTACTCTCGCGTTATTACAGGTCCCTTTGCAGTCGCAATTGCCTACGCAGCCTCTATTGGATTGTACTAGACGCACACGCTATATAAGGTGCATGAGTAGAATATGCACATCGAATACAAAGAATGTAAGCAGGTGATGATATGAAGTTTTCAGCTAAAATTACGGCCATAGGAGAGCTTGCGGGGTCTTTCCTAACAGAGCCGGAGATGAAATCTATCGTGCTCTTCAATGATAACGCACCGGCAGAGCTTGCCGAAATCTCGGTGCTGCACACGCGATCCGAGGTGTATTTGGCTCCGGCTGTTGGTGATCAGCTTGTCATAGGAGAAAAGGTCTTTGACATCACTGCGGTCGGCGATGAAGCTGTGAAAACCCTCAAGGAATTGGGGCATTGTACGATTGTGTTTAAAGGCGGAGACACACCCGAGCGCCCCGGATGCATCATGGTTCAAGGCGAGGCAGCGCTGGCAGAGGCAGACCTGACGGTAGGTAATGTAATCGAAATCTATTGACATTCATATGTGATGCAGATGAGATCAAATATATACCGTTATAGACACAGGGAGGAATAATACATGATCAATATAGACAAAAAACTGGCAAAGCGCCAGGAAGAGGGCAAGATTATTCGCGCGGGCATCGTTGGCGCAGGTCAGATGGGGCGCGGCATGGTTTCACAGATGGCGATGATGAAGGGGATGACGCCAGCCATTGTTGCCGATATTAATTTGGAAAATGTCAAGAACGCATTTAAGTACGCCGGTGCAAAAGATGAGGATATCGCGGTAGCGAAGACGGTCGAGGAAGCAGATCGATTCATGCAGCAGGGGAAATTCGTCGCTACGGAAAATGCGGATCTTGTCAGTCATGCCAATCTGGTGGACTGTGCAATTGATGTTACGGGTGTCCCTGAGGTCGGCGTCAAGATTGCCATTGATGCAATGACAAACAAGAAGCATGTGGTCATGATGGATGTCGAGACGGATATTGTTATCGGTGCATACCTTAAGAAACTCGGCGATGAGAATGGCGTAATCTACACAGGATCGGACGGCGATGAGCCGGGTGCCGTCATGCACCTATACTCCTTTGCCAAGGCAATGGGAATGGATGTCAAGGTCATGGGCAAAGGCAAGAACAATAAATTGGATTACGAGTGCAACCCGGACACTGTTTTGGAAGAAGCTACTCGGCGCAAGATGAGCCCACGTATGCTCACGGCGTTTAAGGACGGCACGAAGACAATGGTCGAGATGACGGCGATGTCAAATGCGACAGGGCTGGTGCCGGATGTGATCGGCGGACACGGTATTGAGGGGACGTTCACCGATCGCTTCCAAGAGCTTAATAAGAAGTTTGCCCTCAAAAAAGATGGAGGCATCTTCAACCGGCATGGCGTGGTCGAGTTTGTCAACGGCATTGCTCCCGGCGTCTTTGTAACGGTGGCTACGGATAACGAAGAAATTGCCTATCAGATGGGCTATCACAGCATGGGGCCGGGCCCCTTGTGGACACTCTATCGCCCCTATCACCTCTGCAATTTGGAAACACCGCTTACGGTTGCCCGTGCCGTCATAGACCACGAACCGATCATCGTCCCGCTCGGCGCACCGGTATCGGAGGTCATTACGGTGGCAAAAAGGGATCTCAAGGCCGGTGAAACCATCGACGGCATCGGCGGCTACACGACCTACGGATCAATCGCAAAGGCAGAAGAGGCTTATGAAAAGGGATATGTCCTCTACAGTCTTGTCAACAAGAATGCTAAGATGAAGAGGGATGTCAAAAAGGGTCAGCTCCTTACGATGGAAGATGTCGACTTGGACACATCCACGCAGCTTTACGCGGTGCGAAAAGAGCAGGATAAGATGTTTGGGCGGTAAATAGGGAATAAGGTTGGTTCGACCGTTTCAAAGGAGGTATTTTCATGGAATTACTGGCCAATCTCGCCAATGGGTTTATGTCGCTTTTTCAAGCCGGTGCAACGACGTTTGCAGGCTGGGTTGTGGGAATTATCCCGCTAATTGTAATTCTTATGACGGCTGTTTCTTCGGTCATTAAACTGATCGGAGAGAAGCGCGTAGAGCGCGTGGCACAACAAGCTACCCGCAACATCATCACACGCTATACGGTACTGCCCATTCTGGCGGTTATCTTTACGGGAAATCCTATGTGCTATACCTTTGGTCGATTTGTCGAGCAGAAGTTCAAGCCTGCATTCTACGATGCGACAGTGTCGTTTGTCCATCCGGTTACGGGGCTGTTTCCACATGCCAATGGCGGCGAGCTGTTCGTCTACATGGGTATTGCAGCAGGGATACAGACGCTGGGACTGCCTCTGGGAGAGCTGGCGGTAAGATATTTTCTAGTAGGTATTGTTGTCATCCTCATTCGTGGGATTGTGACAGAAAAAATCTATTTGTACATGCGTAGTAAAGAAGAGGCCAGATCGTAATGGAGATCACGCATTTTCTTGGCATCCTCTTTCTATTGATGTGTTTGCAAGTGGTCGGAACACATATGCAGGTCAAGCGGTATAAGGCGGCTGTGCGCCGCCTTCATGCCCTTGGCGCGGTCGGTATCGGCTCGCAGCGAAAGATGTTTGGCGCGGGAGAGATTGTACTGTTGGCGGTAAAGTCTGATGGATCTATTCAAGCTGCTGAGAGAATGCGTGGGATGACCATATGGGCCAGGTTTAAACCCGTGCCCGAGCTGGTTGGAGATACGATACAGAAGGTAGGGGCACGAATAGAAGCACTTCCCGTAAAAGAACAAAAGAAGCATAAAGCCTTATTGGATGCTGTTGAAGCGCTTATGAGGAGATTTGAAGAGGAAGCTCTCAAAAAAGAGTAGCTTCCTCTTTTTTCTGTACAGATTTGTAGGATATGTGAAAATATGATAGAATGATAATCTGTTAACTGATAAACGCAAAGAAGGAGACTATATGCGCAGACTTGTAGATGACCCCAGACTTATGTGGAAATGCTGTAGTCTCTACTATCAAGATGGACTGGGACAGCAGGAGGTAGCGCAGGCACTCGGTATCAGTCGTCCGACGGTTTCACGAATGCTCAAAAACGGGAGAGACAGCGGCATGGTACGCATTGAGGTAGCAAGTCCTGCAGGGACTCTCTATGGAGAGATGGAAAGAGCGCTGGAGAAGCAATTTGGGTTGCAGGAGGTTATCATTGTTCAGCCGACGGTGACGGAGGAGGGGACAGAGAAAATTGTATCGCCGCTGGGTGCAGCCGTATTCCAATATCTCCTGCGGATCTTACGCGCAGGGGATTACGTCGGCGTGACCATGGGTATGACTTTGCAAAATGTCGTCCGTTCAGAGAGCGTCATCGAAGATCCGCTCGATGTCACGTTTGTTCCTGTCTTAGGCGGCGTGAGCGAAACGCGCTACGATGTTCACTCCAATACGATCGCAGCCGGCTTTGCCGAACGGTTCCATGCAACGTGCGTGCAGTTCTTTTCACCGGCAGTATTCTCATCCGGCGAGATCTTAGAAGCGTTCAAAACAGAGAAAGAGGTAGAGAAAATATATCGGTTGTTCTCCTGCCTGGACGCCATCGTCATGGGCATCGGCATCTTGGAGGAGCATCTCTCCACCATTCGCAAGCTGGGCTATATCGATACTCATACGCTGGAAAGGTTTAAAGCGAATGGTGCGGAAGGAGATATTGCGCTCCAGTATTTTGACAACAAGGGGAACACGAAGGCGTTTTCAGAGCACAATTCCTGTGTGGCCGGAATACGCATAGAAACCATCCACAATATCCGTTATCGCATTGGTGTGACCTCCGGACAGGAAAAGGCGAAAGCCGTGCTCGCTGCCATTAACGGTGACTTTATCAATGTGTTGATTACCGATGTGAACTGTGCCGGGGAAATATTGCGGTTATCGGAGACAGAGTAAATATGGTGGGAGGAGAGCGCCCTCCTTTTGGTGGAGATGCGGAAGGCCTCTGCATCTCTTTAGGGAAGAGCCACCACTTTTAAATGAAAAAATAAATAAATAGACCTAATACCCTTGCAGTTACTGAATCTGCAGGGGTATTTTAATGCTTTTTTACAGAGAAAGAGAAAAGAAAGCCATATTTTTTGGAGAGTTTTGCAGGAAAATAAAAGAAAGTGAAAAAATAAAGTGGTATAAAGTGGGGAAATGTGGTTTAATATGGTTTGGGGGTGACAAAGGCTATGCTGTTGGGCGGACATAAACATATTATCGACACGAAGGGCAGAGTAATTCTGCCGGCGGAATTCCGTCCGGAACTCGGCGAAACCTTTGTCATCACGAAAGGGCTGGACGAGTGCCTTTCGCTCTACAACATGATGGAGTGGGAAAAGCTCGCGGATAAGATCAAGGCCCTTCCCATGACGAACCCGAAAGCGCGTGCCTTTGCCCGCTTTTTCTTTGCGAGCGCGCGCATGGTGGAGACGGATAAGCAGGGGAGATTCCTCATTCCTGCCGATCTGCGCGCCCACGCCGGCCTCAAAAAGGAGGTCATGCTCAATGGCCTCATCAATCATGCGGAAATTTGGAGCAAGGATCGTTGGGAGGCTTACAACGAGGAGTCGGATTCCATAGAGATGAATGCTGAAAGCCTGGAGGGGCTCGGCATCTGAGAGGGCAGTTGTATGGCGGAAAACTTTCATCATATCAGCGTGCTGCCCGAGGAGACGATTCGAGGACTTATCACGGATCCGGACGGCGTCTATATCGATGCGACGCTCGGCGGAGCCGGGCACAGCCGACGTATAGCGGACCGGCTGTCAGAGAACGGCCGCCTCATCGGCATCGATCAGGATGATGCCGCCATTGAAGCGGCAAGGGAGCGACTGCTCCGACATCCCGCTGCACCCCGCGTCGACATCGTTCGAGCGAATTTCTCCGAGCTCTCGCATGTCTTGTCCGAGCTTGGTGTGGAGCGGGTGCAGGGCGTGCTCTTCGATCTGGGTGTATCCTCGCATCAGCTGGATACAGCGGAGCGCGGCTTTTCCTATATGCAGGACGCGCCGCTCGACATGCGCATGGATCGGCGGGCGAAGCTGTCGGCGTACGAGGTCGTCAACACCTATGTGGAGGACGAGCTCATCCGCATCTTCTACAAGTACGGAGAAGAGCGCTGGTCGAAGCGCATCGCTGAGTTCA
This portion of the Selenomonas sp. TAMA-11512 genome encodes:
- a CDS encoding NAD(P)-dependent oxidoreductase yields the protein MINIDKKLAKRQEEGKIIRAGIVGAGQMGRGMVSQMAMMKGMTPAIVADINLENVKNAFKYAGAKDEDIAVAKTVEEADRFMQQGKFVATENADLVSHANLVDCAIDVTGVPEVGVKIAIDAMTNKKHVVMMDVETDIVIGAYLKKLGDENGVIYTGSDGDEPGAVMHLYSFAKAMGMDVKVMGKGKNNKLDYECNPDTVLEEATRRKMSPRMLTAFKDGTKTMVEMTAMSNATGLVPDVIGGHGIEGTFTDRFQELNKKFALKKDGGIFNRHGVVEFVNGIAPGVFVTVATDNEEIAYQMGYHSMGPGPLWTLYRPYHLCNLETPLTVARAVIDHEPIIVPLGAPVSEVITVAKRDLKAGETIDGIGGYTTYGSIAKAEEAYEKGYVLYSLVNKNAKMKRDVKKGQLLTMEDVDLDTSTQLYAVRKEQDKMFGR
- a CDS encoding PTS glucitol/sorbitol transporter subunit IIB — translated: MDYNSIKVVAGSGGWGGPLVLRPTEERHKIVSVTGGGIHPLADKIAEMTGGEVVDGFTTGVPDEEILVAIVDCGGTARCGVYPKKNVLTINLMPVGKVGPLAKFIVEELYVSAVTEKELSFLDPSEASRFEEVKKSAPKTKVEAKAEIAEMRNRKKSNMITRLGMGIGGVVNKFYAAGRETIEMTIKSILPFMAFVSMILGIISASGLGNVIATTISPLASTLPGMLIISLICAIPFISPILGPGAVIAQVVGTLLGAQIGLGNIPPQYALPALFAINAQVGADFVPVGLSLGEADPDTIELGVPAVLYSRVITGPFAVAIAYAASIGLY
- the mraZ gene encoding division/cell wall cluster transcriptional repressor MraZ → MLLGGHKHIIDTKGRVILPAEFRPELGETFVITKGLDECLSLYNMMEWEKLADKIKALPMTNPKARAFARFFFASARMVETDKQGRFLIPADLRAHAGLKKEVMLNGLINHAEIWSKDRWEAYNEESDSIEMNAESLEGLGI
- the rsmH gene encoding 16S rRNA (cytosine(1402)-N(4))-methyltransferase RsmH; amino-acid sequence: MAENFHHISVLPEETIRGLITDPDGVYIDATLGGAGHSRRIADRLSENGRLIGIDQDDAAIEAARERLLRHPAAPRVDIVRANFSELSHVLSELGVERVQGVLFDLGVSSHQLDTAERGFSYMQDAPLDMRMDRRAKLSAYEVVNTYVEDELIRIFYKYGEERWSKRIAEFIAAAREKAPIETTGELVDIISRAVPKGARQKGGHPAKRVFQAVRIEVNDELGILDASFRQAVDALMPGGRIAVITFHSLEDRQAKETLKELAQGCTCPKDIPVCICGKKPEVKLLGKAIKPTPEEIEANPRAKSAKLRIAEKLP
- a CDS encoding PTS glucitol/sorbitol transporter subunit IIC, translated to MELLANLANGFMSLFQAGATTFAGWVVGIIPLIVILMTAVSSVIKLIGEKRVERVAQQATRNIITRYTVLPILAVIFTGNPMCYTFGRFVEQKFKPAFYDATVSFVHPVTGLFPHANGGELFVYMGIAAGIQTLGLPLGELAVRYFLVGIVVILIRGIVTEKIYLYMRSKEEARS
- a CDS encoding PTS glucitol/sorbitol transporter subunit IIA produces the protein MKFSAKITAIGELAGSFLTEPEMKSIVLFNDNAPAELAEISVLHTRSEVYLAPAVGDQLVIGEKVFDITAVGDEAVKTLKELGHCTIVFKGGDTPERPGCIMVQGEAALAEADLTVGNVIEIY
- a CDS encoding YjbQ family protein, with translation MSVYKEIIEVRSKGASPTFINVTEEVRGAIEKSGIRDGIATVISPHTTCGVFFEEFVHDVDADGVETLQHDLNDVLKKIIPDQMALDDYHYPAEEHYRAVERWPNAAEYLPDGDRSALFNGDAHLKATLIGSSQTFLVDGGKLGVGTTGYIYFVDFDRTRARTRKCQIVVLGA
- a CDS encoding sugar-binding domain-containing protein; the encoded protein is MRRLVDDPRLMWKCCSLYYQDGLGQQEVAQALGISRPTVSRMLKNGRDSGMVRIEVASPAGTLYGEMERALEKQFGLQEVIIVQPTVTEEGTEKIVSPLGAAVFQYLLRILRAGDYVGVTMGMTLQNVVRSESVIEDPLDVTFVPVLGGVSETRYDVHSNTIAAGFAERFHATCVQFFSPAVFSSGEILEAFKTEKEVEKIYRLFSCLDAIVMGIGILEEHLSTIRKLGYIDTHTLERFKANGAEGDIALQYFDNKGNTKAFSEHNSCVAGIRIETIHNIRYRIGVTSGQEKAKAVLAAINGDFINVLITDVNCAGEILRLSETE
- a CDS encoding transcriptional regulator GutM; its protein translation is MEITHFLGILFLLMCLQVVGTHMQVKRYKAAVRRLHALGAVGIGSQRKMFGAGEIVLLAVKSDGSIQAAERMRGMTIWARFKPVPELVGDTIQKVGARIEALPVKEQKKHKALLDAVEALMRRFEEEALKKE